Proteins encoded in a region of the Podospora pseudopauciseta strain CBS 411.78 chromosome 6, whole genome shotgun sequence genome:
- a CDS encoding hypothetical protein (EggNog:ENOG503P2GC; COG:S), producing MFSPTIASMLVSISTMASLGIAAPSNLAQRSPSQLSITAQLQIADSGVDRAALLPQDKDYVYDFSQNPGRFADRKTFPALVGTGGSLAVGILPPCGMSFLHIHPRSAELFAVIEGRVLTEAVLEAGVVDADGKPRVIHTDLGPNMMTVFPGGAFHTQLNPECTNASIVAAFPSEDPGIGLILPQTFALDDEWLETQFGDISTNEIAKLRASLPTGLFLQAEDCKKKCGIQTE from the exons ATGTTCTCCCCTACCATTGCCAGCATGCTTGTCAGCATTTCAACCATGGCGTCGTTAGGCATTGCGGCGCCTTCGAACCTTGCTCAACGGTCACCGTCCCAATTGAGTATCACGGCGCAGTTGCAAATCGCGGATAG CGGTGTCGACCGAgctgccctcctccctcagGACAAGGACTACGTCTACGACTTTAGTCAAAACCCCGGGCGTTTTGCCGATCGCAAAACATTCCCTGCTCTTGTAGGCACTGGGGGTAGTCTGGCTGTCGGCATACTTCCTC CTTGCGGCATGTCTTTTCTGCACATTCACCCTCGCTCCGCCGAATTGTTCGCCGTTATTGAAGGACGTGTTCTCACCGAAGCGGTCCTTGAGGCCGGCGTCGTCGATGCAGACGGCAAGCCGAGGGTCATTCATACCGACCTTGGCCCAAACATGATGACTGTGTTCCCTGGTGGAGCCTTTCATACACAGCTGAACCCCGAATGCACCAATGCAAGCATCGTCGCTGCTTTCCCGTCCGAAGACCCCGGGATTGGTTTGATCTTGCCGCAGACTTTTGCCCTAGATGACGAGTGGCTGGAGACTCAATTTGGTGATATCTCTACCAACGAGATTGCAAAACTCAGGGCTTCCCTTCCTACTGGGTTGTTTTTGCAGGCAGAGGATTGCAAAAAGAAATGCGGAATTCAAACCGAGTAA
- a CDS encoding hypothetical protein (EggNog:ENOG503PQX8) — protein MQHTSNFRWKLIHLLSILVHLGLVCAGSVAYVYNLGQNTRPLERTSLTISSADSNPCPLTMVDGIGGWGAFDVAGRTLLMSCIFLGALGLTINIAAFGLLLSMEIHRVTLTEGQQHWRKQIVTIFACVLNIFLSSAGVGMASILSTRVAESNSMIVPLVWLSFQVPIALSTAIMDAIKNHREGQDLLD, from the exons ATGCAACACACCAGTAACTTCCGGTGGAAGCTCATACACCTGCTTAGCATTCTAGTCCACCTCGGGCTTGTTTGTGCGGGATCAGTTGCCTACGTCTACAATCTGGGACAAAATACCCGTCCATTAGAGCGGACTAGCCTGACGATTTCAAGTGCCGACTCAAACCCCTGCCCGCTCACTATGGTGGATGGCATCGGGGGCTGGGGGGCATTTGACGTGGCAGGTCGCACTTTACTGATGAGCTGCATATTCCTG GGTGCCCTTGGGTTGACTATCAACATTGCCGCCTTTGGGCTGCTACTCTCCATGGAGATACACAGAGTGACATTGACCGAGGGCCAACAACATTGGCGCAAGCAAATCGTCACGATCTTTGCTTGCGTGCTTAATATATTCCTGTCGAGCGCCGGAGTTGGCATGGCCAGCATCTTGAGCACAAGGGTTGCCGAATCAAACTCAATGATAGTACCACTGGTTTGGTTATCATTTCAAGT ACCAATAGCTTTGtccaccgccatcatggaTGCCATCAAGAACCATCGTGAGGGCCAGGACCTACTGGACTAG
- a CDS encoding hypothetical protein (COG:S; EggNog:ENOG503P37Z): MNLVIPIPNTYLSYKSVCISGTIGCGLSQMVLVRSCPHKSTSVDISHVQDVSKVPLRLIFCSQTNMEPEYRTRRPHKKSRNGCLPCKQRRKKCDERRPCCTRCADRDLKCQYQSRQPQREDWLPVSPALSRSPSVLSIHGTGSLNAEELELLRHYLTHTSRAIPYDDDDLYALQEGFPNLAFRSRALMNSILALAAICKCHDIISQPTVDERHIDEAHALLLIAEDRHRESLRRTQNDISNLHRECYDATLANAPLMVLYILANHSVRIQWAGTMRDIPTGFVPTQLQWVSLIRAAHLAYNGMLNDIDQPCEPCSDTNFGESIPPASPLYQLPPDPIIRVTSPEDGPMKPTRDFFLPILAATFQAAIKGLRMRAEVKRAEMPTDPGIAFSFVALRAFEVIADEVLHTNTNAIHSKLSPSSSQSSPAPPPPRSRLSYVSPWLRNYLARVTMATPTRPFRRTITAFVNRVPAEYLTLVQTSVEHLFDCRAVEGVVASEGLAVDIFAHWLVLVMLLDGVWWVGGIGAWELGRIVTIIGNKGLGSLQENNTWWPASMYRIYAELKKQVITEVGTEGHI; the protein is encoded by the exons ATGAACCTTGTTATTCCCATTCCAAATACCTACCTTAGCTACAAATCGGTATGTATCAGTGGCACCATCGGATGTGGGCTGAGCCAGATGGTATTAGTCAGATCCTGCCCCCACAAATCTACTTCTGTAGACATTTCCCATGTTCAAGACGTCAGTAAGGTACCGCTCAGACTCATCTTTTGCTCTCAAACTAACATGGAGCCAGAATATAGAACACGACGGCCTCACAAAAAGTCACGAAATGGTTGTTTGCCATGTAAACAGCGTCGGAAAAAG TGTGATGAGCGCAGGCCATGTTGCACCAGATGTGCTGACCGAGATCTGAAATGCCAATATCAGTCGCGCCAACCGCAAAGGGAGGATTGGCTTCCAGTCTCCCCTGCGCTGTCCCGCTCACCGTCGGTTCTTTCCATCCATGGAACAGGCTCCTTGAACGCAGAGGAGCTCGAATTGCTCCGACACTACCTCACCCACACTTCCCGGGCAATACCttacgacgacgacgaccttTACGCTCTCCAGGAAGGATTTCCAAATCTTGCCTTTCGCTCTCGAGCTCTCATGAACTCGATTCTCGCATTGGCGGCGATATGCAAGTGTCACGACATCATATCACAGCCCACGGTAGACGAAAGGCACATAGATGAGGCCCATGCATTGTTACTGATCGCAGAGGATCGGCATAGGGAGTCATTACGACGAACTCAAAATGATATCTCTAACCTCCATCGAGAATGTTACGATGCCACTCTCGCCAACGCGCCGTTGATGGTCTTGTACATTCTAGCAAATCACTCTGTTCGAATTCAGTGGGCGGGAACCATGCGTGATATTCCAACCGGCTTTGTTCCAACACAACTACAATGGGTATCCCTCATCCGCGCGGCCCACCTCGCTTACAATGGCATGCTGAATGACATTGACCAGCCGTGCGAGCCTTGCTCAGACACAAACTTTGGAGAAAGTATCCCTCCAGCCAGCCCTCTTTACCAACTACCACCCGATCCCATAATCCGTGTTACTTCGCCCGAGGACGGCCCCATGAAGCCTACTAGGGACTttttcctccccatcctAGCGGCCACCTTCCAAGCCGCCATCAAAGGCTTACGGATGAGGGCCGAAGTCAAACGGGCTGAAATGCCAACCGATCCCGGCATCGCATTTTCTTTTGTGGCATTGCGGGCCTTCGAGGTCATTGCGGACGAAGTTCTCCACACCAACACAAACGCCATCCACTCGAAGCTGTCACCATCAAGCAGCCAGTCATCGCCCGCGCCGCCACCCCCTAGGAGCCGATTATCTTATGTCTCGCCCTGGCTGCGCAACTATCTTGCTCGTGTCACCATGGCCACCCCAACGAGGCCCTTCAGACGCACAATCACCGCTTTTGTCAACAGGGTTCCAGCCGAGTATTTAACTCTAGTTCAGACGTCAGTGGAGCACCTTTTTGACTGCCGTGCGGTCGAAGGGGTAGTAGCTTCTGAGGGGCTTGCTGTCGACATTTTTGCACA TTGGCTGGTCTTGGTAATGCTGTTGGAtggggtttggtgggttGGCGGGATAGGGGCTTGGGAGCTAGGTAGAATCGTAACAATTATAGGTAACAAGGGGCTTGGGTCCTTACAGGAGAACAATACTTGGTGGCCGGCGAGCATGTATAGAATTTATGCTGAGTTGAAGAAACAGGTGATCACGGAGGTTGGGACAGAGGGTCATATCTGA
- a CDS encoding hypothetical protein (EggNog:ENOG503P6SG) codes for MTMLPSENRAEAPVWSGLPGSFSSAPTPSTAPASPERKSRTLQGPSAKEWAKHRETIVGLYKQYPLKRVSELMKRHYGFVASKRMYDKRFREWNVFKNGNSEDGPRAQRRGSPASTSVSDGTRIGENDLMSQIDVRRTIRCAKSVQQGVRTAAGQPPPSPLSPLSPHAAPSPSPAPSARGSIHISDLLTDRSMVHHLSIPSLVNPIDEGSSPQATSSPETAYGTPRSTLTASDDHTPANPDARSNTGSPGPSLATYKAQIQTLARSPPPSLALDARTRSLKIITLSLRDYYDWQLQNIPEGVLPDDYLGARSTLESTKYWATIKNAIYLIKLSAASLDGADSLPANRAWPALSEAGVFAADAMTSQPFDFLKNLFATLSPANLSARPELRTILLQFLSIQAEESLSANHPITLICQELQRDENCQEVSRRGLQCMLDIFNTRLGRSRAVTIKLTDSLATLLRRNGEFDAARDIIVELLKSCRQVYGPESDQARATENELAHLYMATEEWDLAIQHCMSVVTRPSGLGEQTEPSLYQDGIAAHTMEDIAEIYQRQGDLKQCIFWLERAASIALIIWGPKSLATSHIVDKMTNIQRQFGKDLLRSANMWEAALVQQD; via the exons ATGACCATGCTCCCCTCCGAGAACCGTGCAGAAGCGCCCGTCTGGTCGGGCCTGCCGGGCTCTTTCTCCTCGGCTCCCACTCCGTCGACAGCTCCCGCAAGCCCAGAAAGGAAATCCCGCACGCTGCAGGGCCCGTCGGCCAAGGAATGGGCCAAACATCGTGAAACTATCGTCGGTCTCTACAAGCAGTATCCACTGAAGCGAGTAAGCGAGCTGATGAAGAGGCACTATGGCTTCGTTGCAAG CAAGCGCATGTATGACAAGCGGTTCCGGGAATGGAATGTGTTCAAGAACGGCAACAGCGAGGATGGGCCGAGAGCTCAGCGCCGTGGCTCTCCTGCTTCCACGTCGGTATCAGACGGCACCCGGATTGGTGAGAATGATCTCATGAGTCAAATTGACGTCCGCCGAACAATACGATGCGCCAAATCTGTCCAGCAAGGAGTCAGAACAGCCGCAGGGCAACCCCCTCCGTCCCCTCTCAGCCCCCTCTCACCGCATGCTGCTCCCAGCCCATCGCCCGCGCCCTCTGCCAGAGGGAGCATTCACATCTCTGACCTCTTGACGGACCGGAGCATGGTTCATCACTTGAGCATACCCAGTCTTGTCAACCCCATCGACGAAGGATCCTCTCCACAGGCCACATCTTCGCCGGAAACCGCGTATGGGACTCCCAGGTCGACTTTGACCGCGTCAGACGATCACACCCCGGCCAACCCTGACGCCCGGTCCAACACTGGCTCTCCCGGCCCGAGTCTGGCTACCTACAAGGCTCAGATTCAGACGCTTGCGagatcaccacctccatctctGGCACTGGACGCAAGGACGCGGTCCCTGAAAATCATTACCCTCAGCCTAAGAGACTACTATGACTGGCAGCTTCAGAACATTCCCGAGGGCGTCCTACCTGATGATTACCTGGGAGCCCGTTCGACTCTCGAGTCCACCAAGTACTGGGCGACCATCAAGAACGCCATTTATTTGATCAAGCTGTCGGCAGCATCCTTGGATGGCGCTGACTCTTTGCCTGCGAACCGTGCGTGGCCTGCCTTGTCCGAAGCTGGCGTTTTCGCAGCAGATGCCATGACATCTCAACCCTTTGATTTTCTCAAGAATCTGTTTGCGACCCTCTCACCTGCCAACCTGAGCGCCCGCCCTGAGCTTCGGACCATCCTCCTACAGTTTCTTTCCATACAGGCCGAAGAAAGCCTCTCAGCAAATCACCCCATCACGTTGATCTGCCAGGAGCTGCAACGTGATGAAAACTGCCAAGAAGTGTCCCGCAGGGGTCTTCAGTGCATGCTCGATATTTTCAACACACGTCTTGGGCGGTCTAGGGCTGTCACGATCAAACTTACGGATTCCCTGGCCACGCTCTTGCGTCGGAATGGAGAGTTTGACGCCGCTCGGGATATCATTGTGGAACTGCTCAAGTCATGCCGTCAAGTATACGGACCGGAGTCGGACCAGGCTCGCGCCACGGAAAACGAGCTCGCCCATCTTTACATGGCGACGGAAGAGTGGGACTTGGCAATTCAGCACTGCATGTCTGTCGTCACACGCCCTTCAGGTCTCGGGGAGCAGACAGAACCATCGCTGTACCAAGACGGCATCGCAGCACACACCATGGAAGATATTGCTGAGATTTACCAGCGGCAGGGGGACTTGAAACAGTGCATTTTCTGGCTCGAGCGGGCTGCTTCGATCGCCTTGATAATATGGGGGCCGAAGTCTCTTGCGACAAGCCATATTGTCGACAAAATGACGAATATTCAGCGGCAATTCGGCAAGGACTTGCTGAGAAGTGCCAACATGTGGGAGGCTGCTTTAGTGCAGCAGGACTAA
- a CDS encoding hypothetical protein (EggNog:ENOG503NXP0; COG:G), which translates to MLSSVDPALLSALGLEPTSTKLLSYGGSGFSSTYKLVSTKEGHELQYFVKTGTGPDAEVMFRGEFASLNAIHNAVPSFCPKAYAHGPLHSASASSSSPQLGGGASAGGKYFLVTDFIDLASSASGGTGLSFAAKLATLHTTPAPIPKGHTKPIFGFPVSTCCGSTLQDNSYRETWADFYADCRLRAIVKECIKQNGADRELSDVVEKTACKVVPRLLGEGHLKDVIPVVVHGDLWSGNHGRGRIFTQKGSEEVVFDPSSCYAHSEYELGIMKMFGGFDAGGFWKEYHSLVPKSEPAEEYDDRVALYELYHHLNHFALFGGGYRGGAMSIMRKLLSKYG; encoded by the exons ATGCTATCCAGTGTCGATCCAGCCCTTCTATCCGCTCTTGGGCTAGAACCCACTTCCACCAAGCTGCTTTCCTATGGAGGCTCCGGCTTCTCTTCCACATACAAGCTCGTCTCAACCAAGGAGGGCCATGAGCTCCAGTACTTTGTCAAAACCGGCACAGGTCCTGACGCCGAGGTCATGTTTCGCGGAGAATTTGCCTCGTTGAATGCAATTCACAATGCCGTTCCCTCGTTTTGTCCAAAGGCATATGCCCACGGTCCTCTCCACTCGGcctctgcttcctcttcgtccccCCAACTTGGCGGTGGCGCCAGCGCAGGAGGAAAATACTTCCTTGTAACAGACTTCATTGATCTTGCGTCCTCAGCTTCGGGTGGAACCGGCCTTTCCTTTGCCGCCAAACTCGCAACGTTACAtaccacccccgccccaatTCCAAAGGGGCATACCAAACCAATATTCGGGTTTCCAGTGTCTACCTGCTGCGGATCTACACTTCAGGATAACAGTTATCGGGAAACCTGGGCAGATTTCTATGCAGACTGCCGTCTGCGGGCCATAGTCAAAGAGTGTATCAAGCAGAACGGCGCGGACAGAGAGCTTTCCGATGTGGTGGAGAAAACAGCTTGCAAGGTTGTGCCACGACTCCTGGGAGAGGGGCATCTTAAGGATGTAATTCCTGTCGTTGTGCACGGGGATCTGTGGAGTGGGAATCATGGACGAGGTCGGATTTTCACACAGAAGGGGTCTGAAGAGGTTGTTTTTGATCCGTCTTCCTGTTACGCACACTCGGAGTACGAGCTGGGCATCATGAAGATGTTTGGGGGCTTTGATGCTGGAGGATTTTGGAAAGAATACCACTCACTTGTTCCTAAATCGGAGCCAGCAGAGGAGTATGATGATCGAGTGGCATTATACGAACT GTATCACCATTTAAATCATTTTGCTTtgtttggaggagggtatAGGGGTGGTGCTATGTCCATCATGAGAAAACTTCTGTCCAAGTATGGCTGA